The Phaseolus vulgaris cultivar G19833 chromosome 10, P. vulgaris v2.0, whole genome shotgun sequence DNA window tataaaataatatttttaaccatttatatatattataaaatatttttatcgtaaaatggttttatcttttaaattttgtgaAGTTATACTTGTTATatgtattataaaatgttttatcgTAAAACGGTTTTATCTTTTGAATTTTGTGAagttatacatgttatggaATAAATTCAAAAGATGAAACCTACTAATGTctgacttgaatgtgattttaTCTTGGTTTGTGCTGTGTTTACTGTTTTGACTGATGAAATACTTGTCATAATCACTCTGAGAAACTCTGATTTAGgattattcatatttttgaaaaaaaaaatacatataccGATAagttaactaatttaaaattgatttataatagAAAACTAATTTGTGAAATTGAATTCTATTCTAACTGTCATGAACTATTTCTTAAATGTGAATTTTTGACacacaaattttttattctatttatatattataatttacatTGATTTTGTtagtaatataaaataaatatatttataatacaaatataataGATAAATATACATTATcctaaaagttttaaatttatttcatgtatttttttaagacTGAATCAATATTTTATCAAAAGCTGGTATATTTTAATGAGCGAAGAATACACTCGAATTTAAAATGGAAACTTTTGAACTTGTACAATTTATCATCATAGtatttttatagtaaaaaataataaataatttcaaagcGTACCTCAGTATTTATTACAAATTCTAATTGGTATCATTAGAACTTGAATTTAAccacttgataaaaaaaaaaatataaactacacaTAATGAAGCAATTGAATCTTATATCATAAAAGAAAGGTAATTTTCTGTATAAATTTTCCATTTTTAATTGagcttatttttttaaaataaacattaaattaattaatcactTAATAAAcatgaaattaataaaatattgataattaataatttgaaaattaaaacttcATACTTAAAAAGAGTTTTTCATTAATTGAACACAATCATATGAGTATTTTTATAATCGCTTAATACATTAAACAAAAACcaataacatatattttttaatattttatcgtatatttagaaaaatatattaataaattaatttgaatgttaaaaattaaatttaaatatttattatactatcagcatttttctaattaaaaatattaacacgGCCTTGTATAGTAACTTATAGGtatcattatatattatatttatagtggatataaatatttatgatcgaattgaaacatttgatattatgattaaatacaatttcaaaatagaaaaaatccattttaaaatgaaaaatgtaaattaattaAAGATTGTGAAAGTCAAAGAAAAACCAAGTGAATAAATGAATTATTATTGTTGCATTTTGAATTCTTTAGTAAATTGtgtatttttctaaatataataaattttctattctccaccattgatttttttttttgttatattttaatttttaaatacttaaattatacaatttatattttgacaTCCCAATGTATGTCTGGTAATCACTTGAGAAATTCTCCTAATCAAAACAACTTtatattaagatatttttataatattacaataattttgacgtgaaaatattttttttataataattttcatataaaaCTTTTTGTCCTTGTCCATGACTGGTAAATAggaaatatataaagaaaatctTTAAATAATTATAGACAGAATCAGAtaataatttcttatttatttcgattaataaattttaataaagacTCGACTAAAAATTTAACCAAAACCTAAATAAAATGAAGCACGATGCATACTTTATCCAAAATTAAACTTATGTTGTAaatatctaaataaataaattagtaaaCATAAAAAAGTAAGCAACAATGAAACATTAATCAATAATCAATTACCATTATTTTTTTCGTAAAATTTTCTCTTAATTCtagagaaaaattaattttcccATATATAACGGATACTTTTTTAGTATTTTCAATACTTTATATTCTTGTTTTTATAACTTTCATTGATTACaatcattttacatttttttttcagattaaaCAAACAAGctattagaaattaaaataaaaaaattattactagtaatttattttacatatgaGAATGAGGTAAgacaataagttttttttttcttttgaaatctAATAACGAATTTTCTCAAAacttttaatttagttttatacGACAACAAACAAAATTAGTTAATAATGGAACATTAAAACTGAAAATTGACATTTAAACTTcctctattttttataaattgttaaattaatttttctttttttatattatgctAATGGTTcataagttttaaattttcattatttCAAATAATGTAATGAGGAAAATTATAGGAATCTAATTAAATAAAGCTATCTTTGAGGCTCGTGTGTCCGTGTTGAATATATGTATTGAACACTGACACCCATACAACACACGCATTTGGTGGagtatcaaattaaaaaaatatttattgaatttatgaCAATTCTCGTAcgattttaacataattttaaaaaagaaaaatacattaattttcttaaaaacttaatttattatacaaattttaattatgattacaaaattaagaaacaaattctttagaatatgaaaattatcttttgctaaaaaaattgaaatatatttatacactaaatttttattgtcaatttatataatttataattatataatatatagatttgtatttaaatattttatattttaattttttttttcgtatTAGTATTATAGTATTTGTATATAAACTATAACAATTTTAATGTATATGTatgtccatttttttttaaagtacttGTTTTTGTTGCTAACTTTGttgaataataatagtaaatttGGGGAGTAGAAACGGGGCGGGTATTTTGGATCCGAAATTTGAAGGGAGCGGTGGTTTTGTATGATGAACCTATGTTTGGCGGCGGAGCAAGGTGGTTACGCTCCTCGGAGCGATTCAGGTTTTTCGCAACGTCGTTCTCCACCAACGCCAGAACCCGTTATTCCTTTTGTACATCCACTAGAAACAGTAACAACAACGGCGACAACAAAAACATCGTCGTCGATGATGAAAGGTATCGACAGCTGGAGAATCTCGACATGATGACTGCCGCTAAGATCCTTTTCACTGATCCCCCCAAGAAGAAGAAGTTTGGGTATCCCTCTTTCTCTCCTCTATGTTTTCTCTTTTACGCATTTCGTCAAACACCTTCCCTGCACCTTTTTCTTCCACATGAGAACCAAACTCTGATGATAACTTTACTTAATGATGCATGCTATCTCCACTTTATTGCCTCTCTCTGCATCTGTTTCTTTTCTATCACATTGGGAGTTTCAAGCTGCAAGTAAATACTACGAAAgccttgtttattttttttttaattttaaaaaattacatcaGAAACTTATTTTGATAACCCAACATTGCAAACTTTATTGAAAGTAGATCATAACTCACTTTCACAAGTCATTAAATCCAATAAGTTCGTATAATAAGCTTTTCCAATGGAAAATGATTAATGTAAACGATGATTGTTAAAAGTCAGGAACTAAAACAATCGACTCTCCTTCATATTGGTCCTTAACATTCACTAAAGCAAATCATGAATTCCAAAGTTAAAGACCAGAGTGAAACTAAAGGCCGGGTAAAAACTATATGGATGGATGTATGTTATACGAAAATTAAAGTAAGGATAACTATATTTGTTTATACTGTTAATAATGAAGGGGAAAAAATTCTTACTTTGCATCTCTGTTTTTCTTGGTCAGGtttgattttcatcttgtaCAGTTTTTTTTTGCGTGCTTGCCTTCCTTGGGTACGATGCTCAGcctttaaagttttattttatcattttcaaaaTGTTCTACAGTTATcatctaagttttttttttccacacAGCTGTGTATTTGGTGGCACAATATGCTCGTTATGAAATCAGAAAAATGGAGGCGGTACGTTATCTTTCCTTTTTCTGATATTGTAATATAAGGGTGATTTTCGATCATCATATAAATGTTGATAGGTTCTTGTGATCATCTTGTTCCCTCTTCATAATCTGACCATTCAATTCAGGGCTCCGTCTAAAGTGCTTTCTATGGAATCCTTTAGGAATGAAACTTCTTGTATGACAATCTAACAAGACTCGTATACGCTATTCAGTGTTCTGATCCACTTTATTTCCTAGCTAGACACTGATGATATATAAACTATATCGTTGATACACTCTGCAAATGTTTGCGGTGGCTGTACTGTGGAATTGTTTGCTGAGAATTAATGAGAGATACagtgaattattttaaaatatattggaGTTTCCTAGGCTGTATTATATGCTTTTGTTGAACCTGTTATTTGTTGGTATATTTgtaatttacatttaaataattggATGAATGATTCTCCAAATCACTTCGTAGGACGTGGAGAAGAAAAGGAAGctgaaggaagaagaagaagcaaaggaaaaagaaaaagaaatggaaCTAAATCCCCCAGAAGAAAAGGAAGACAAATTTGATCCCCAGCTTTCAGATGTGAAAGTGAGACTTGAGAAACTTGAAGAGGCTGTGAAGGAGATTGTTGTTGGAACAAAGAAACAATCAAGTAGCAACCTGGACAAAAATCAGGTGCCTGATAATGAGAAAAAACACTTAAATTCTTCTTCACCAAAGGACACTAGTCCCACTGATTCTGCATCAGATAGAGCTGATAATGAAGACCATTTTGGTAAACATAATCCTTCCAAGTCAAAGCCAGAATTATGTGAAGACAGTAAGGGTTCAGATGCAACTCCAAATTCTTCTCTTCAGGATCCCAAAGGCCAGAGTCAAAGTGGAGGGGCTCATTAAGGTACTAGGATATTTAGAAATTTTTTAAGTCATTAGATTGAAATGATCAAAAGCTATaggtttttttctttctttttttctcaaaaaatgaTTAGTTATTTAATCATACTCCACAGGTTACCCAAACCTGTAGTCAATCCCCTTCCTCTGAGAAAAAAACTGTTCAAGTGTTTTTGGGAAGGAAGATATAAATGGGAAAGCTATTTGCGGTGCATCACTTTAGTTGCCACATATATGTGGAAACTAGAAAGTAATTGTTATTTGGGCTTTATGCTGCCTGCAGTCATGTAAGAATCcagtaaattaataattttttttctaggcttTGATCATTTGTATGTCGAAGGGAGTAAACTTTAAATGCGTGTTCATCCTCTccgtttaatttaattttagtttagttcttcaaccttcttttatttaattaagtcctgtaacttatatttttatgcCAAAGCTTTCCCCTTTGTTAGCTTTGTCAGTCGTACGTGGTGTTTAACCCGTCAATTGAATCCAAAATGATATGATTTTGGACTAGTGCCTCTTCTTTTTCCCTTCTTTGTGGGTTTAGCGAGGAAGAAGGCAGCAGCACCTACACTAGTGATAAGGAGCAAGATTGTGATCTTGAAGTGGTTGTTAAATGCCCTGTGGAGAAATTAAGGTGGCCATGGAAAGTGGTGTCAATTTCAAAGAGAGTGGGGATTTGGAGCTGAACCCTCTTGGACCAACATTTGAGTGAACCAACACCGGACCAAAATTTTGTCAACTCTGTCTTGTATTCCTCTGTGAATTGAAACCAACACAAgtgtattttttacttttgtttgACGCAATAGCTGTGAGAGCTCTTGTCTATGTTTATGGTTGGTTGGAGACAGTTATAATCTTGAGTGTATCAATTTCATAGGCTTGAATGCAACTGCAATAGTTTGGTGAGGTGGAATGTTCATCTTGGTTGATTTGGTGATTTGGATTTAATGCGATTAAATGTCTCATTAATCACCTCCAGATATTTGGAAGAAAAATTAATGTGAGACTGCTGTTCATAATGTTTATATTGAGGACCTTAGAACTCAGAAGTTGACTTCTTATTACCCTTGTATTGTCCTTTGGAAAAAAATGTGCTCTATCTTTAGATGTTTGATAATATGAAATGGTCTATTTTTGTATAACAGTACATTTCCTGAGTTAGATACTAGTATGGTTGGCGTAACAATGAGTAATTGCTAGCTTTGAAAATATTTCTTTGGATCCAATTTCAGTAATTGCTGCTATGTATTGGAAGTGGAGACTGCTTTATTAATGGGTAATGTTAGATTCAGAAACAACTTTTATACGATTGTAACCTCTCTCATTGTTTTGATTTATTGAAATAATGCCCCTTGGGGTCAAGAATGTTGGACATATAGATTTTTAAGAGAATCAAGTTCAGAACATGAAAACTATTAACAGGATCCAGGGTGGATGAATATCACAacatttttaacaaattcattttaattatttatgtttgaaattttttatggGTTAAATATGTTCTTTGTCCTAATACTATAACATTAACACACcaatttagtttttttcttaGTCCAAATTTTAAACATTGAATAGTAAGAAAATTGTTAGAATGAATCTTTACTAATGTTTTCTTTTATGTAAGAAACGAATTCATGAATTGTATTTGTATTATAGTGTTATAGCATTCACGTGATGAGTTAAtgtgaaatattttaacattctaATTCATATTGAAAATTAGTTTGTTATTTGAAAAATTTGACAAATatccattttaataattttgttattataaatttttagaagATCTAAAGTTTTCACTAGGAACGAAAATCAATTTTGAATGAAAGTATTGAAAagataaacatatttaatccattttttttattactttcttctatttttctacattttgctataattattttagttaaatacTGTACTGCTTTCTTTACTTTTTCATAGTTGGTTTTctttaataatttcattttcaatcaaaaaaaatataaaacataatatattcatattatcaacaggaacaacaaacaaattaattagtctacttttttaaaacaatttttgtacgttaaatatctattttctcatccgttatttattaaaattacaatatccaaacacacaaaaaatgcACACTAAATATTTACTACCACCAATTTTACCAATTTGTTTTGGGATGAATGCATGTCCCAATCATTCCACCTTGGCAATATAATGAAGTACcataagagtaaaactcaatttgctccaataataataatattgttatttttgtttcaatttatttatggaaaataaatttgtaataaatttgtaataggTGGAACACTTGTTTTATTTATTGTGGAAAAATcagattttgagttttttacatttttcgtGAAAGAAATGTTTGTGCTAATAAGCTTACTAGGATTTATAGAGACCAATTTTATTGATATAACATACTTCTATCTAGAGTTATTTATGAGTAAGTATATGTTACTTTATGTGATggtagatgattgttgttacttgatatTTAAACTGATATGTCAAGtttcgtaaaaaaaaaaaattaaaaataagatggTGATTTTGTATTTTAGAAGTAAAAATGGGAAATAAGCACATAAGTAATACACCTTTAATTGCTTTACTATTTTTGTAGTCTCAGACATAATTTCATAAACCCTTTCATCCGATCTAAAACCCTAGTCTGGTGCCTGTGATTCCCACTTCGTGCTCTTCTTGTTCAATGGCACGCTTAATTCGTTCCCTCAGAAAATccctaaccctaaccctaacacACCAATTTCACCATCAACAACAACCACAACTATGCATTTCTCACCACCTATTCCGAAGAAGTTACATATCGGAGATGCGCAAATCAGCTTTCGAGGGTAACATTTTGAGACTCCTTCGCAACGAGATTCAGTACGAGCTCCAATCCTCTCCTCCCAACGACGTACGCTTTCTTTTCCCCTTTCCCTCTAACTTCCACTCACAAATCACGTCTCAGAGCTTCAAAATGCATACACAAACCTCCTTAACGCTCCATGTTTTGTTTCAAGATAAATCTAGCAACACACTTTCTAACAGTTCCATTGGATAAAATTTATTGGATagtttttttgtgattttttttctcagtGAAATTCAATTTGTAACGTTGTGTGTTCAATAGAGTGTATTAGATAGTGATTTCTCAGCGTTTTTCTCTGTATCAATTGAAGTTGTATGTATTTTTGTTCAGAGCATGAATTTTAATATGGCCGCTCTTGTTTTACAGCCTGTTACGAAGTTTGGTTCCTTTATGGTGGATGGCCGAGCTGGGGAGCGGTGGATTACATTGAAAAAACGATATGCTGATGAAGACATTAAACTTGAAGTCACCATGTTTGATGGAGCTCTTCCTGCTCCAACTCAAACTCCAGACGGTGGTGTAATTAATTCTGATGAAATGCAGATGCACATTACTGTAATTGTCACTATCTCCAAGGGAGAAGGTGATGGTGTGTTGCAAATTACGTGTTCTGCTTGGCCTGACGATGTAGAGATAAAAAAGGTGTTCATACGTGCAAATGAGAATATAATAGATGAGGCCTATGTTGGTCCGGAATTCACGTAGGTTTACTCACTCATTTCCACTCCTAGTTGTTTGCTTAGATTTGGAATTGTGTTAACAGTACCTTTTTCTGTTGGTTCTTGGCAGGGAGTTGGATGATGCGTTGCAAGACAGCCTTTATGATTTTTTGGAAGTAAGGGGCATAAATGATGAACTTGCTGTTTTCTTGCATCAGTACATGAAACACAAGGATAAAACGGAGTATGTAAGATGGATGGAAAGGGTCAAGTCTTTTATTGAAAGGAAATAAGGGCATTGAAATTTCAACAAGCTATTAAATCACTTCTCCTGTATTTTTTGGTCACTGAAGTGTGAATCTAAGCAGGTGCAGCTCTTTGTTTTTTGTTGACTTCTGCTTTAGATTTGTAGGTAGTGTTGGTGGAAATTGTACTGGAGATTGGAAAGGGCTGTATCGTATTTGTGGTTTTTGCTCCGGATCTTCTACATGAACAAAAAGATAGCACACATAAGATAGAATTACAGCTTTGCTAATGGCAGATTTTTCTCTCTTCTACATATTCTGCATGCTTATTCACTTTTATGATTTTGATTTCGGTTTTGCAATCCATAAACAGTGATTCGTAATGTTTGATTACTAGTAGCCAACAGCTGAATAATAGATGCAATTATTTTGATCTTGTTCCAAAACAATGCCTTAGCAGATATTACTTACACCTGGGTGGGGGAGCTTTTTCCATACCATTTTTAAATTGTCATTTTCTCTCATGTGCTGCCCAAACTAATCTTATCTACACATGATGATTACTGTTATAGAACTACGTAAGTCTCCTGCAATAAAATATCATGCACAAGAATTTGTTGTGGATGGTTTGGATTTAGAGCTTGAAGGAAAATAATGGATGTGTGTGAGTGCATGATGTTGGTATTTGCCTTGTTGATCTGCATTTGGCAAGTGAACCAATAAAAAGGTAAGAGTTTGAGTAGAGTACCATCCCAGTCCCCGTGTTTCAATTTGTCAAACCCTTAGACTGGATTGGTTAGCTGGTGGAAACACAGGTTCTCTGATTCAACTGGCTTGTATAGTAGTTTGAATTGCTTGAGATATTAATGGTTAGTGATAAAATTAGCATCCAACGAGATTTGACTATTCTGCAGTTTGGTTACCATGGTAATTGCTGTTTTTTCGTAATCACTTCTGTTATAAAAGCATATACTCTGTTTGTGATACCAGTTACGCACATCAGCATTCATACCAGAGCCTGGGAATATCAAAACATGATTACAACCGAAATGCAGTCACTGGGATAACAATGATCTGTATATTGTAGATTGTTCATTTGGTTGTCAAAGTTACTGAATGTAGAAAGCTGGTTTCATGTGTTTGAGAGATGAGTTctagagaagaaaggaagggaGAAATgtatttccaattttt harbors:
- the LOC137819033 gene encoding protein PXR1-like yields the protein MFGGGARWLRSSERFRFFATSFSTNARTRYSFCTSTRNSNNNGDNKNIVVDDERYRQLENLDMMTAAKILFTDPPKKKKFGFDFHLVQFFFACLPSLAVYLVAQYARYEIRKMEADVEKKRKLKEEEEAKEKEKEMELNPPEEKEDKFDPQLSDVKVRLEKLEEAVKEIVVGTKKQSSSNLDKNQVPDNEKKHLNSSSPKDTSPTDSASDRADNEDHFGKHNPSKSKPELCEDSKGSDATPNSSLQDPKGQSQSGGAH
- the LOC137819373 gene encoding uncharacterized protein At2g39795, mitochondrial-like — its product is MARLIRSLRKSLTLTLTHQFHHQQQPQLCISHHLFRRSYISEMRKSAFEGNILRLLRNEIQYELQSSPPNDPVTKFGSFMVDGRAGERWITLKKRYADEDIKLEVTMFDGALPAPTQTPDGGVINSDEMQMHITVIVTISKGEGDGVLQITCSAWPDDVEIKKVFIRANENIIDEAYVGPEFTELDDALQDSLYDFLEVRGINDELAVFLHQYMKHKDKTEYVRWMERVKSFIERK